A segment of the Sulfitobacter sp. DSM 110093 genome:
TCTCACTTAGAGACGGTGTCCTCGTTGGGACCCGCGGGCTTGGCTTTGATCTTATGAACACCGATGTTTCTGAGATGGCCATGAGAGATGGCGGGCAGGCTGTACGGGTGCACAGGTATCTTGACGGCGAAAATAGAATCGTGATTAAGAGCTTTATCTGCGACTATAAGGGCGTAAATCCCATCGTCGAAGCCTGTGCGGGGAAAAATACTCAGTTCCAGAACAGCTACAGGGTCTCAGCCTCTAAAATTATTGCTTCTCGTCAGTGGATCGGGCCCGAGGTTGGGTATATCCAGGTAGAGTTGCCCTAATGGGTTCTGCATACAAATATACTCTGGGTTCGGCCGCAACGACCACCGGGGATCGCCAGCACTATACCAGCACAATTGGGGTTCGCATTATGCTCAAACGTCTTATGGCCATCGCCACAGTGACACTTCTTACCGGTTGCGGCGTGGCATACGTTTCTCCAAAAGTATCCGATGCAGGAAGTAAGGTCCGGATTGTCCCCTTAACATCTGAAACCGTTCTGGCCGCAAACCGATCGCAATATATACCCAAAGAGCTTCCAGCTGTGTTTTTCCAAAACGCTGGCGGTGCGGGCGGAATGCGGGGCGCAGGTGCGACGCCTGACCCCGTATCAGACCTTCAAAATCGCCCCGCTGAGCTTGCGCTGCGCGTTCCCGACACGCCACCGCGGACAACTTACGATATTGGGATCGGAGATGTGCTTCTCCTGGCAACCCAAAGCGGAGCCAACACCGTTGAAGAACTCAGTGGCTTGCTCGCCGCCCAAAACCGACGTCAAGGTTACACCGTGCAAGATGATGGCGCCATCGCCATTCCTGATGTTGGTCGTGTCAAAGTGGCCGGCCTAACTCTGGAAGAAGCTGAAGGCGCGTTGTTCCAGAGGCTTTTAGAAGCCCAAATCGACCCGTCATTCAGCTTAGAAATTGCTGAGTTTAACTCAAAGAGGATCTCGATCGGCGGCGCGGTGGGCAATCCAACGATTATCCCAATCACCCTGACGCCCCTGACATTAGATCAAGCCGTTGCGACAGCCGGCGGCATCCAAACACCCGATTTGGATTACGCATCTATCCGCCTTTATCGCGATGGCGATCTTTATCAAATACCTCTTACTGAATACCTCCGCCGGGCCGATCTTCAAAAAACCCGACTGATCGCAGGAGACAGCGTCTTTGTAGATACTGAGTATCAATTGGACCGGGCGCAGGCCTATTTCGCGGAACAGATTACAATTAGCCAATTTCGTCAGCAAGCACGTGCCCAGGCCTTAGCAGAATTAACCGCTGTCGTGGACCTGAGACGCGAGAGCCTCAATGAGAGCAGAGCAAACTTTGAAGCTCAAATCGACAATGACGCGGTTGACCGCGACCATGCCTATCTCGCCGGTGAGGTGAGATCACCAGGGCGTTTCACGCTTCCCTTTGGGCGCACTGCTACATTGGCAGACGCGCTTTATTCTGAAGGTGGTTTCGATACAAAAACCGCAGACCCATCGCAGATTTATGTCTTGCGGGGCTCAAATAACCCGAGTGAAGCTGGTGCGGTTACGGCATGGAACCTTGATGCTAAGAACGCAACTGATCTTATCCTCGCTACGCGCATGGAACTGCGTCCAAACGACGTCATATTCATCGCAGAGCAGCCGGTTACCCGCTGGAATCGAGTCATCACTCAGATCACGCCATCGCTGATCACAAGCGTTGCCAGCTCCGTCCAGTAAAAAAGCGCGGAGAAGACACACAGTTGATCACGCGACAGGGAGACGTTCCGGGACGAGATTGTATCTTCAGAGAGACCTCGCAGACTCCGGTCACCTGCATAAGATCGCCGAGAGCGCCACACCGCCTTCATTCGGCGCCCGAAACCGCGTATTCCGCATTGGAACGTCCCGGGTTGCTGGCCATTTTCAGGCACAGAAACGCCTTTAAATGATATCTGATTGGAGGGAGACATCATGTCAAAAGCCACTTCAAATGCCTGGTTTGTGGCGCAACTGCGCCCGCATGGTCTGGCGCAGGCCCGAAAACACCTGAACCGACAGGGATTTCAGACCTTCTCTCCGGCTTGCCTTACCAACCACGAGCGGCAAGGCAAGCTCATTCAAGAACGCAAACCGCTGTTTCCTGGGTATCTCTTCATCAACTTTGACCCGAGCCTTGGTGGGTGGACAGCTATCAACAGTACGCGGGGAATTTCTCGTCTCATTACAACCGATCCGCGTCATCCGCCCCGCCCGCTCCCGGAAAAACTGATGGTTGGGCTAAAAGCGCGGTGCGACTCTAGCGAACTTATACTCCCTGCCGACGACCTAGCGATAGGCGATCGCATTCGCATCCTGTCTGGACCGTTCGCAGATTTGATTACAAAGATCGACTCTCTTCCGGATACGACAAGGATTGGGGTGCTTATCGAACTTATGGGCAGGAAAGTGCGCATCACCCTGCCCCGCTCGCAGATCACGACTGTTCCGAGTTAAACGCGCCCAGAACAAGCTTCACCTTCAAGCTGCTTGGAGAAAATACTCGAAAGCTTCAGTATCACTCTTGAATTGTCCCTGATAGGCGACGTCGCCGGTGCCAGCGGTCAATACATTCAAATTCCATTGTGTTTTACTATGCTCGCGAAAGATTTTCACCTCAAGCGCTGTGTCGTTCTGCACATATGTGCCCGAGAGCGGGGACATTAACCGTTTATTACCTCTACTGCGTGAGGGGTGAGCTACCCCCCGAAAATCGGACACTGACGTAAGCTGCGATTTGTAGTCTGCTGATCTTCAACACGAAGGAGGTCAGATATGTCGAAACGGAAGCAACATCACCCAGAATTCAAAGCCAAGGTGGCGTTGGAAGCGCTGAAAGGCGAAGAGACTGTCAGCGAGCTGGCCAGTCGGTTTGGAGTTCACCCGACGATGATCCATCAATGGAAACGTGCATTGCTTGAGGGCGCATCTGGTGTGTTCGAGCGAGGTAGCCGGAAGGCACCGGAAGTCGATGAAGAGCAGGTCAAAGACCTGCATGCCAAGATTGGGGAGTTGGCCGTCGCCAACGATTTTTTGGCCAGAAAGCTCAAACCCTGGACCGACAAGTGAGGTGCAAGATGATTGAGCCGAACGGGAGTGTGCGTAATTTTGTGCCCTGACGCCTTCAGTTACGCCATGGGAAAGCGTTCTTCGAACATGATGGCGAGTTGGCTTTTAACGCGGTGCCATTCACGTACAGATCGCTTCCACTCGACGGAAGTAGCATTGAGCGCCAAGTAGATCAACTTTGCCGCCGCCTCATCGCTCGGGAAGTGGCCGCGGGTTCGCACCGCACGCCGGATTTTCGAGTTCAGGGCTTCTATGGCATTCGTCGTGTAAATCAGTCGGCGCACTTCGGGCGGGTAGTCGAGAAACGGGATCACCTCGTTCCAGGCTCGGCGCCAGCTCGGTGCAATGGCCGGATAGCGCTTGGCCATATCACTCTCCTCGAACTCGGCCAGCGCAGCCTCTGCGGCTTCGACGTCCAAGGCGGTGTAGACCGCCTTCAGGGCTGTCGCCACGGCCTTGCGGTCCTTGTAGCTGGCAAAGCTCATAGAGTGGCGCAGCAAATGAACGATGCACGTCTGAACCTGGGTGTCCGGGAAAGCCGCCTCAATGGCCTGGGGGAAGCCTTTGAGGCCGTCGACCACGGCAATCAGAATGTCCTGAACGCCCCTGTGGCGCAGATCATTCAGAACCTTTGCCCAGAATTTGGCACCCTCATTGGCCTGGAACCACAGCCCCAGAACGTCCCGGGTGCCGTCTGGAAGGATCCCCAAGGCTACGAAGACTGCCTTGTTCGAGACCGCGCCATCACTGCGGATTTTGACCCGGATCGCGTCTATTACCCGGCAGGCGCATCCGCAGGATGCTGCCGAGAGGGCATGAACACCACTGGATAGCAGGGTTCAAGCGGGCGGTTCTGCCAGGCGGTAACCTCGTCCATCACGGCCTCAGTGATCGCCGATATCAAACTGGGTGATGCCTCAAAGCCGTAAATCTCCTCGATGTGCCCTTGGATCTCACGGGTCGTCATTCCGCGTGCATACATGCTGACGATCTTGCGGTCGAACTCGGGAAAATGACGCTGATACTTGGCGATCAACAGCGGATCAAAGGTGCCGTTGCGGTCGCGCGGAATGTCCAAGGTGACCTTCCCACTGTCGGTGGTCACAGTCTTCTGACTGCTGCCATTACGGCGATTGGGCAGATGGTTCTGGCCCTCCTCAATCCCTTCAGCGCGCTCCTCTCCCAGATGCTCTTCCATCTCGGCCGTCAGTGCGCGTTCTGCCAATGCTTTGGTCAAATCAGCAAGAATGCCCTCCTTGCCAAATAGGTCGCCAGACGACCGGCCTTCCATCAGCTGGTCCAATAGTTCTTTGTCAATGCTCATACGTGGGTCTCCTTATAGAGCAGTTACCACGCCAGAGCACAAAATTCAGGACAGTCCCAGCCGAACATTCCGGGTCTGTCCGTCGGCAAGCAATGTTCCCTGCTGTCGATCTCGCGGTCGTCATTTTACTATGAACCCAAGGGTGAGAGCGAGATGAACCTCGAACTGATGCGCGTCATCGATAAGCAGTTCTTGGAAACCCCGTTTTACGGTGTGCGCCAAATGACGTGGCACCTGCGCAATGAACAGCATCTGGTGAACGAAAAGCGCATCCGACGTCTTATGCGGTTGATGGGTCTCATGCCGATCTACCAGAAACCCAACACGAGCAAGGCGGCGAAGGGTCACAAGATTTACCCCTACCTGCTGCGGGGGCTACGGGTGGATCGGCCAAATCAAGTTTGGTGCGCCGACATCACATATCTACCGATGCGGCGCGGCTTCCTTTATCTGGTGGCCATCATGGATTGGCACACGCGCAAGGTTCTGGCGTGGCGCATCTCGAACACGTTGGAGGCTGGCTTCTGCGTTGATGCGCTGAATGAGGCGATCCACAAGTTCGGCCCGCCAGACATAATGAACACGGACCAGGGCAGCCAGTTCACGTCTTTCGCTTGGACGAACAGGTTGCGGAGCGCAAACGTGCGCATCTCAATGGACGGCAAGGGCCGCTTCCTCGACAATATCTTTGTTGAACGGCTGTGGCGGTCACTGAAGTATGAATGCGTCTACCTGTATGCCTGGGAAACCGGGTCAGAGGCCAGAGATGGCGTCAGAAAATGGATCGAGTTCTACAACCACAAGCGCCCGCATTCTGCCCTTGGCGGCAAACCACCTGCTGTGGTCTATTGGCAGAGAATTGAAACAACCAACCCCGATCAGCAAGTGCAAAGAGTAGCTTAAACTACGCCAGATCCTGTCCAACAAATGGGGAGTAGCTCAGGGGGCACGAGAAAAGGACGCATTTTCGGTATCCGCCGGGCGGCGAAGAATTTCATCGCAAACATATACGTGGCCATGAAAAGCAGTATGAAGAAAGCAAGCGCAAAGGCTTCCATTTCTGGTTGATCCCATAGGACGACACCAAAGAGGATCGGCATAGAGAAGAATGGCAGAAGAATTATGCTGGCAATTGGGTTGTCGAAACGCCCCCGACGCCGTCGCACCAATCGCAGTATTCAAACCACAAGATGGTGAAAATGCAAACGGTCTGGCAACCCTGTTGGACGTTTGGTCACGCGCCGGCGAATTATTGAAAAAAGCGTGTCGCATACGGGCCAAAAAAGCAAAAGCAAAACAGCTATCCCAGCCACCGTTGGGTTCCGTACCACCAGCACGATACTGATCCAAGCGAGGATATGTCCAATACCATAAGCCCCTGCATCGCCAAGAAATATTAACCCAAAGGGCCAGTTCAGGACGAAAAATCCTAAGGTGGCGGCCAGCAATAGACCTGCCAAGATCTGAATATCGGTGTCTCCAGTATAGCTGGCTATGACTAAAAAGCCAGCAGACGCACAGACACAATAGAGAGATGACAATCCATTCAGACCATCAATTAGGTTCAATGCATGACATGTTCCGGCCGACCAGAGAAGCGTGACCAGAACCGCAGGGAAAACGCATCTCGACAATGAACCCTCGAACAAGCCCAGATCCGGCACCACGCTCCCCGTCAGGAAGATAGCAACTCTCGCTGAAAGAAATGCGGCAAAACCGCTTGCGAGGGCTCACATTCCGGAAAATATCTTCGTGCAGCCCTGCCCAGAAGACAAAAGACCCTGAAGCTAGAGCAAGTAGAAGATCGCTTCCGAGTTCAACTCGATAGTAGAGGCAGCCGAGACTTAGAGCAATAATTACGCCGACCCCTCCGACTCTTGGCGTAGGCCGCGTATGCTGCGCCTGCGGCGCGTTTACGTCACGCAACATATGCTCAGGGCTCATGACTAATGTTGGCCGGAATATAAACAGCGACCCCATTAAGGCTGATCGCAAACACAGAAAAAAGCACAATAAAGACGGTCATCACAGGCCAACCTTCTTAAAAGAGCAGCGCCCCAGGGGCGCTATCCAATCAAATTTAACAAACATCATTACCTTCAAAACTCACAGTCGGCTGCATGTTCGCGCCGCCTTAGGAACCTAAAAAAAGTGAATCAAGGCAAAAAAATAGAACCGCAGATACCAATTGCTTCATGGTACAA
Coding sequences within it:
- a CDS encoding polysaccharide biosynthesis/export family protein codes for the protein MLKRLMAIATVTLLTGCGVAYVSPKVSDAGSKVRIVPLTSETVLAANRSQYIPKELPAVFFQNAGGAGGMRGAGATPDPVSDLQNRPAELALRVPDTPPRTTYDIGIGDVLLLATQSGANTVEELSGLLAAQNRRQGYTVQDDGAIAIPDVGRVKVAGLTLEEAEGALFQRLLEAQIDPSFSLEIAEFNSKRISIGGAVGNPTIIPITLTPLTLDQAVATAGGIQTPDLDYASIRLYRDGDLYQIPLTEYLRRADLQKTRLIAGDSVFVDTEYQLDRAQAYFAEQITISQFRQQARAQALAELTAVVDLRRESLNESRANFEAQIDNDAVDRDHAYLAGEVRSPGRFTLPFGRTATLADALYSEGGFDTKTADPSQIYVLRGSNNPSEAGAVTAWNLDAKNATDLILATRMELRPNDVIFIAEQPVTRWNRVITQITPSLITSVASSVQ
- a CDS encoding transposase; this translates as MSKRKQHHPEFKAKVALEALKGEETVSELASRFGVHPTMIHQWKRALLEGASGVFERGSRKAPEVDEEQVKDLHAKIGELAVANDFLARKLKPWTDK
- a CDS encoding YjbF family lipoprotein; amino-acid sequence: MSSKILLACLMVVGIASCGAEKPEQELIVSAMQSLTGRPSNAQSSQSVESIRRQLTPDLRERLGNKALLIARLENRDQASVLIQSGVNRDVVTYVTPDGISLSLRDGVLVGTRGLGFDLMNTDVSEMAMRDGGQAVRVHRYLDGENRIVIKSFICDYKGVNPIVEACAGKNTQFQNSYRVSASKIIASRQWIGPEVGYIQVELP
- a CDS encoding transcription termination/antitermination NusG family protein, whose product is MSKATSNAWFVAQLRPHGLAQARKHLNRQGFQTFSPACLTNHERQGKLIQERKPLFPGYLFINFDPSLGGWTAINSTRGISRLITTDPRHPPRPLPEKLMVGLKARCDSSELILPADDLAIGDRIRILSGPFADLITKIDSLPDTTRIGVLIELMGRKVRITLPRSQITTVPS